The Fuscovulum sp. sequence AAGCGTGCGGCCGGCATCGCGTTCGGCCTCTGTCTCGCCGATGCAGACGATGGCGATGAGGCCGGCCTTGATGGCGGCTTCGGCCTTAGCCAGCACCTGCGCGTCGGTTTCCGCATGATCGGTGCGGCGTTCGGAATGGCCGAGGATCACATGCGAAGCCCCTGAATCCACGAGCATTTCTGCCGATATGTCACCGGTGTGCGCGCCTGTGGATTTCGCGTGGCAATCCTGCCCGCCGACCATCACGGGGGTGCCTTTGGCAACATCGGCCATGCGGGCGATCAGGGTGGCGGGGGGACAGAGCAGCACGTCGCAGGCGGGGGCAGGATGGGCCTGGGCGAGGGCGGAAACCTCGGTCAGGCTGGCGGCGGTGCCGTTCATTTTCCAGTTGCCTGCGGCGAGTTTTCTCATGCTGTCCTCCCGGGGTTTTGCACGCAACAAGCGTTACGGGGAAAGGGGATGAAGGAAAAGGGGTGTGCAGCGCTTTGTGCAGATGGCGGTGCAGACGGTTGTGCATACAAATTCGTGCAGAGACATGCGGGATTGGCAGCGCTTGGTGCGCTGGTGCAGAGGACCGTGCAAAATGGAAAGCCCCGGGTCAGGCCCGGGGCGTGTGTTCGTGACGGCCCTACCTTACGCGGCGGGCTGTTCCTTGAACTTGATCGATTCACCGCACCCGCAGGCTTCAGCCACGTTGGGGTTGTTGAACCGGAAGCCCGATTCCAGCAGCGAGGTTTCATAGTCGATCTCGGTGCCGAAAAGGAACATCTGCGCCATCGGGGCGATCATCACGCGTGCGCCATCCTGTTCGATCAGCTCATCCATCGGATTGATGTCGGTGACATAATCCATGGTGTATTCCATGCCCGCGCAGCCGCCCTTTTTCACGCCGATGCGCAGGCCGGTGCTTCCCTGCTTTTCCATCAGGCGGGCGATCTGCCGTACGGCGGCGGGGGTCAGTGTCACAGCCTGTTTGCCGGGGATGCCGAACATGGGGTTCTCCTTGTTGGCTTAACTTAAGGCGGAAATGCAGGAATTCCAAGTGGCGGCAGGGTTTCCAGAACCGCAAGCGTGACGAATGCGGACAAGAGCGCCCAGGCGAAGGAGGCGAGAGTGCCGATGATGACGTATTCCGACAGTTTCGCCTCTTCCCGCACGGTCCCAAAGCGCAGGACGGATTTTGCGGCGATGAGAAAGCCGATGCCTTCGGGCAGGCCGCCGAGGATCATCACGAAGATCAACCCGCGTTCAAGCTGGCCGATGGCGCGGCCACCGTTGGGCAGGCCATCCATGGCGATAAGTGCGGTCCACGGGGCCATCAGCAGGCCGATGGCATGGCCGCCCGCGCGGATGGTCCAGATCGCGCCTGCGGCAAGGGCAAAGAGGGCGGGAAGCTGCGGCAGGTCTGCCCAAAGGCCGCTGGCGAAAAGGTCGGGCGCAAGCGCGGCAGTGAGCAGCAGCGTGGCGATATGGGCCAGTTGATCCAGCAGAAATGCGGTGGCATCGGTGCGGCGCGTGGCAAGTTTTGCCGCGTCGATCAGGGCATGGCCGAGGGTGAGGGCGAAGAGCGCCGGGTGAAGGCTGCCTGTGGCGGCAATGGCCGTGGCCAGCACGATGGCGGTATGGGCGAGAAACCAGAGCGGTTTGCGCTTGCCTGCGACCATGCGGTCCGGTTGCAGCAGGAAATCGGCCAGCACATGGGCGAGGAAGAGGGCGGTCAGGGTTTCAATCATCGCTTATCCCTGCGCCATCCCAGTTTTCCCAAAGGTCGAGTGTCGGCTGCCATGCGGCGATGCCTGATCCGGCGAAGCGGGATTTCCACGCCTGCCGCGTAAGGCCCATGAGGGCGGCCCATTCTTCCTGGGTGCGGTGGACGGGATCGAGGTATTCGGCCACGACGGCGGCCTGTCCTTTGGTCCAGAGTGCAGCGTGCCATTCGGCGAGGGGAATGGAGGCCGCGATCCACGGGGGCAGGCCCGTGCCGCCTGCGACGGCCCAGGTCTGGTTGCGCGGCATGGCATCCAGCGCGCGACCCGAGTGGATAAAGGCGGTTCCGCTGGCGGCGGAAAGATCGCCCGTGGGTCGGCGCGTGACGCTGCCGAAGCCGATGGCGAGGCGGGTGGAAAGGCCGGTATCAGCGGCGGTGAGCGCGGCAGAGAGCGACAGGGCGATGCGCAGGGCGCGTCCGGGGCGTTGGATCAGGATCTGCCAGCCATCGCCGCGAAAGCGGGTGAATTGCAGATCCTCCGCCGCCCAGCTTTGCGCGGCATGGTGCAGCGCGGACATCGCCGCATCGAGCCTGCTGTCGGGCAGGGTGCTAGAGGCGACGAGATCACCTGTGATGACAGCATGGACCGGATCGGACGGGGATTGCAAAGCGGAGTCCTTGCATCGGGCTGATGCAAATGAAAACCTTTGCAAAGCCGAAATGCAAGAAAAAAGTTTTGCGCTTACATAAAGCCGAGTTCGAGACGGGCCTCATCGGACATCATGTCCATTCCCCAAGGGGGATCGAAGGTCATCTTCACATTGACCGACTTCACCCCGGCCACGGGTTCCACCGCATCGGCCACCCAGCCGGGCATTTCGCCCGCCACGGGGCAACCCGGCGCAGTGAGGGTCATGGTGATGTCGACGTCATTCTCGGTTGAGATGTCGACAGTATAGACCAAGCCGAGATCGAAGATGTTCACCGGGATTTCCGGATCGAACACGGTACGGCAGGCCTCGACCACCTGGTCGTAGAGCGGGTGGTCGGTGCTGGAGGGCGCGATCAGCGGTGCGCCTTCGATCTTGTCCACGTTGGTCATGGCGGTTCCGGAAGGGGTTGTTGAGTGAATATATAGGGAATGCCGGGGCCAAGGTCCAGTGCAGGAAGTTGGCCCCGACAAGGGCGCAGCAAAAAGGGCGCGGCCCTTGCGGGATGCGCCCTTTGCCGTTTCAGCCGTATGGCCGTTGGGATCAGAAGGGGATCTCGTCATCCATGTCGCTGCGCCCGCCTGCGGGGGCGCCACCGCCACCGCCGCTGCGCGCGCCGCCGCCCTGATAGCCGCCACCGCCGCCACCAGAGGCGCCACCGCCCTGATAATCATCATAGCCGCCGCCGCCGTAATCGCCGCCTGCACCACCGCCGCCGCCGCCGCCATCGCGGCCGTCAAGCAGGGTCAGTTCACCGCGATAGGGGCGGATGACGACTTCGGTCGTATACCGATCCTGCCCGCTTTGATCCTGCCACTTGCGGGTTTCAAGCTGGCCTTCGACGTAAACCTTCGATCCCTTTTTCAGGTACTGTTCGGCCACCTTGGCGATGTTTTCGTTGAAGATCGCCACGGAATGCCATTCGGTGCGTTCCTTGCGTTCGCCCGAGCTTTTGTCGCGCCAGGTTTCCGAGGTGGCGATGCGCAGGTTCACCACCTTGCCGCCGTTCTGGAAACTGCGAACCTCGGGGTCGCGCCCGAGATTGCCGACGATGATCACCTTGTTGACGGAACCGGCCATGTTTTCCCTCCGAATCTGATCCTGTGCGGAGGCTATCCTCCGGCTGGTTAACAAAAGGCTATAGCCCGCCGGGCAGGAGGCCGCAATCATAGGCTGGGGTTAGGCCGGGCATCGGCTGGGCTCGGCTTTGGGGCGCCTGCACCTTTGGGTGGAGAGCGGAAGTCCGCTCTGTGCCTTTGGTCAGAGGGGGGAAGGCCAAGACCTATCCAAGACCTGGGTTGGATTTCGGATCACGCTGGAACGGGGCAGGTGGGGGGCATCCGGCGGCAGAGATGTCCGTCGGCGAACAAACCTGGAGCAGAGATGATGATCCGTAAATTTGCCGTTGTTGCCCTTGTCCTTGGAAGCCTGGGTGGTGCCTTTGCCGCGCCTGCCATTACGATGGCAGAAACCGAAGCCACGGTGGATGCCGCCGTGCAGGAAACGCTGACCACGCAGCTGGTGGCCCAAGGCTATGAGGTCCGCCAGTTCAAGGCCGAAGACGGGCTGATCGAGGTCTATGTCGTCAAGGACGGCAAGATGGAAGAGCTGTGGTTCGATGCGGGCCTGAAGCAGGTCGAGCATGAAGAAGGCGAAGAGGGCTGATCCCCTTTCGGCGCGCCCGAGGGTGGCGCGTCGGTGATGATGCAGGCAGGCGCGGCCGGGGTGAACCCGGGCGCGCCTGCCCCCCAAGGGATCATGGAACGGGAGTTGGGATCATGTCGGTGAAGGTGCGTGTCTGGGATCCGCTGGTGCGGGTGTTTCACTGGGCCTTGGTGGCGGCCTTTGCGGCCAATGCCTTTTTCACCGCGCCGGGCAAGGTGGCGCATCAATGGGTGGGCTATATCGTGGCCGGGCTGATCGCGCTGCGTGTGATCTGGGGATTCATCGGCACGCGCCATGCACGTTTTGCCGATTTCCTGCCGGGGCCGGATGCGGTGCTGGGGCAGGTGGGTGATATGGCCACCGGGCGGCGCCGGGTGCATGAAGGCCACTCGCCTCTGGGCGCGCTGATGATCTTCAACCTGCTGTTGACGATGGCCGGGTTGGCGGCGTCGGGCTATGCGATGACGACGCTGATGTTCTTTGGCGTGGGCTGGGTGGAGGAAGTGCACGAGGTGCTGGTCATCTGGGCCGAGATTTCCATCGTGGTGCATGTGCTGGCCGTAGTGGTGGAAAGCCGCAGGCTTGGGGTAAACCTTCCGAAATCCATGGTGACAGGGTACAAGACACTTCCCTGATGGATGACCGGGTGAGGTGAGGGTGAGCCAGCCGATGATCGATGACGTTGTTTCGACCCGCGACGTTGCGCGCCCGAAGGCGCGTGATGCGCGGCTGCTGATCCTGCTGATCGGGTTCCAGATCCTGTGTTCGGCCTTTTTTGTGGTGGATATCGTCGAGGATTTCCAGGAAGGCGGCGTGGTGCTGACGCATATGCTGCCGGAACTGGGGGCCACGCTGGGGTTGTTTGTCGGGCTGGCATTTGAGGTGCGGGCGCTGATGAACCTGATGCGGCGGCAGGCCGTGATGGAGAAATCCCTGGGCGTGGCGGCCGGGGCGCTGGGTTCGTTGATGGAGGATTACTTTCGCCAATGGGGCCTGACGCCATCAGAGGCGGATGTCGCGGCCTTTACCATCAAGGGCTATTCCATTGCCGAGATTGCCACCCTGCGCGGATCGGCGGAGGGGACGGTGAAAACGCACCTGAATGCCATCTATCGCAAGGCCGGCGTGCAGGGGCGCGGGCAGTTGGTGAGCGTGCTGATCGAGGATCTGCTGAACGCCCCGCTGGTGCCCGAAGCGGCCGTCGCGACGAAGGTCTGAGCGGTGATCAAGGCACTGGCCAAGAGGGGTGGTGATCTTGTAGTGTCCGCCCGGTTGGATGTGCGGGATGGATGGATGCGGACCTTTGTCTTTGGTTCCCTGATTGCGGTCTGGGCGGTGCTGCCGGCAGAAGGCGCGCGCGCGGAAGGGCTGACGCTGTCGGGATCGGGCGTTTCGCGTCTGGCGATCTTTGAAAAGCAGAAAGACCTGCTGGAGGGGCGGCTGTCCAAGCAGTATTCCGGATCGGAACGGTTGAAGCCCAAAAGCGAACGTGACGAAGACGGGGGGCCGGTGCCGGCCTTTCGCGGCAATTACAAGGGCGAGTTCCTTGAGGTTGCCAAGGCGGCGGCGCGCAAGCACAACATCCCCGAAGATCTGTTCCTGCGGCTGGTGCAGCAGGAAAGCGGCTGGAACGTCGGCGCGGTGAGCCCGAAGGGCGCGACGGGCCTTGCGCAGCTGATGCCCGATACGGCGCGGTTCCTGAGCGTGGATATCAACGATCCGCAAGAGAACCTTGAAGGCGGGGCGCGCTATCTGCGGATGATGTATGACCGTTTTGGCAGCTGGCGGCTGGCGCTGGCGGCCTATAATGCCGGGCCGATGGCGGTGGAAGAACATGACGGCATCCCGCCCTATGCCGAGACCAAGAATTACGTGAAGGCGATCCTCGGGTAGGGCGCGCGCAAGAATTTTCGAAAATTCTTGCAAAATTCTTCGAAGAATTTTGGCTTGGGCGCTTTGGACAAGGGGCGATTTCTGACGCAGAAATCGCGGCGGAATTTGACGCAAATTCCGGCTCCCCCCAGTGGGGGAGCGTTTTCTGCGTCAGAAAACGACGCGGAAATTGTGTCAATTTCCGCTTATTCGGCGGCGATCTTGATGACCGGCTCCATGGTGGCGAAAACCTCGTCCGGCAGGTGGCATTTGATCTGATGGCCGCCTTCCAGCATCCTCACCGGGGGCACCTCGCGATCACAAAGCCCGCCTGCGACCTGCGATTTCCAGCGGCAGCGCGTCTGGAACGGGCAGCCGGGGGGCGGGTTGACGGCTGAGGGGATGTCGCCTTCCAGCACGATGCGTTTCTTCTGCACGCGGGTATCGGCGATGGGAACGGCCGACAGCAGCGCCTCGGTATAGGGGTGGTAGGGTGGCTGGAACACCTGGTCGGTGGTGCCCATTTCCACCACATGGCCCAGATACATGACCATGACGCGATCCGACAGGTAGCGCACGATGGACAGGTCATGGCTGATGAACAGCAGCGTCGTCTTGTTTTTGCGCTGGATGTCCATCAGGAGGTCGGTCACGGCGGCCTGCACCGACACGTCAAGCGCGGAGACGGGTTCATCGGCCACCACCACCTTGGCCCCGCCTGCAAAGGCGCGCGCGATGCCGACTCGCTGCTTCTGGCCGCCGGACAGTTGGCGCGGCATCCGGTCGGCGAAGGCGCGGGGGAGTTTGACGAGATCGAGCAGTTCCAGCATCCGGGACTGGCGTTCGGCATCAGAGTCACCGAATTTGAAAATCTCCAGCGCGCGGATGATTTGGCGGCCCACGGTTGAGGACGGGTTGAGCGTGTCGAACGGGTTTTGAAACACCATTTGCAGTTTCGAAATCGTCCCGGTGTCACGCATCTGGATGGGCGTGTTCTGGACGTTTTCATCAAACAGCATGATCTGGCCGCTGGTTGCCGTTTCCAGCCCCATCAGTACCTTGGCGAAGGTGGATTTGCCGCAGCCGGATTCGCCCACGATGGCGAGGGTTTCGCCTTCGCGCGCCTCGAAGCTGAGGGTTTCATTGGCCTTTACCACCTTGGCCGAGCCGCCACCGAAGGCGGAGCCGGAGACGGAATAGTATTTCTTGAGATCGTCGAGTTTCAGGACCACGCGTCCGATAGGCGTTTTCTCGACCATTTTCACGGCGGCGAGGGGGGCGTTCCAGTCGATCTCGGCAAAGCGGAGGCAGCGGGTTTCGTGACGGTTGTCATCGGGGACGGTGGCCATGGGCACGTCTTGCGCGTTGCAAAGGCCATCCTTGAAGTAATCGCAGCGCGGGCCGAAGTTGCACCCGTTGGGGCGCTCATGCGGCAGAGGGAAGTTGCCGGGAATGGCCACGAGCGGGCGGGTGTTCTTGTCGGCACCGGGCAGCGGGATGGAGCGGAAGAGCGCCTGGGTATAGGGGTGGCGCATCTTGTCGAAAACTTCCTCGACATTGCCGGTTTCCACCGCCTCGCCGGAATACATGACGCAGAGCCGGTCGCAGACGTCGAGCACGAGGCCGAGGTTGTGGCTAATGAACAGCATGGAGGTGCCGTATTTCGTGCCAAGTTCCTTGACCAGATCGACGATGCCGGCCTCAACTGTCACGTCGAGCGCGGTGGTGGGTTCATCAAGGATCAGGAGCGCGGGTTTGGACATCAGCGCCATGGCGATGACGATGCGCTGCTGCTGGCCACCCGAGAGCTGATGCGGGTAGGCGTTGATGATGCGGTCGGGGTCGGGCAGGCGGACATCGGCCACGATCTGGCGCGCGAGTTTCCAGGCATCGTCCTTGGCCATGCCCTGATGGATCATCGGCACTTCGGCCAGTTGCGCGCCGATCTTCATCGCCGGGTTCAGCGAGGCCATGGGTTCCTGATAGATCATGGCGATTTCCGAGCCGCGGATCTTGCGCAGCTCTTCATCTTCCATATTCGTCAGGTCGCGCCCCTTGAAGCGGATGGTCCCGCCCGTGATGCGGCCGTTCTTGCCCAGATAGCGCATGACGGCGAGGGCGACGGTGGATTTGCCGCAGCCGGATTCGCCCACCAGCCCCATCGCCTCACCGGCCATGACAGTGCAGGAGAAATCCATCACGGCAGGGATTTCGCGCAGGCGCGTGAAGAAGGAGATCGAAAGGTTCTCGATTTCGAGGATGGGTTTGGACGGATCCCAGGGTTCAGACATGGTGGCCTCGCGCGGGTGGAGGGTGCGGGACCGGGGGTTTCACACCCCCGGACCCCCGTGGGATATTTGAACAGAGAAGAATTGGGGGCGGGTCATGGGATCAGTCCTTCATGCTTTCTTCGCGCAAGCCATCGGCGAGGAGGTTCAGGCCAAGGACAAGCGACATGAGGGCGAAGGCGGGGACGACCGCCGGGTGGGGGGCGATGGCCAGCAGGCGGCGGCCATAGTTGATGGTGCTGCCCCAGTCGGGGGATTCGGGCGTGACGCCGAGGCCGAAGAAGCCGAGCGTTCCGAGAAGGATGGTGGTGTAGCCGATGCGCAGGCAGAAATCGACGATCAGCGGGCCGCGTGCGTTGGGAAGGATCTCCCACAGCATGATGTACCACGGGCCTTCGCCGCGGGTCTGGCCGGCGGCGACGTAATCGCGGGTCTTGATGTCCATCACCATGCCGCGGACGATGCGGAACACGCCGGGCGAGTTCACGAAGACGACCGAGACGAAGACGTTAAGCATGTTAGGGTCCATCGACCAGATGCCGGTGGGATCGGCATTGAAGGCGAGGCCGGAATAGGCCCAGAGGCCGATGACGAGGACAAGGCCCACATAGAGGTTGCGCTTGGACGGTGCGGTGAAGAAGCGCGCGTTCAAAAGCAGCGTGAGGAAGATCACCGGGAAGATGAACAGGATTGCGGCGAGCGCCGTGGGGATGCCGGTGACGCGAATCTCGGGCGTGACCAGCAGGTAGAACAGCAAGATCACCGGGAAGGCGAGGACGAGGTTGGAGATGAAGCTGATCGTGGTGTCGAGCTTGCCGCCCAGATAACCTGCGGGCAGGCCCAGTGTGATGCCGACCATGAAGGCGATGACCGTGGCGGCGGGGGCGATCTTGAGCACTTCGCGCGCGCCCATGACCATGCGGGAAAACACGTCGCGGGCGAGGTGGTCGCCGCCCAGCAGGTAATAAGGATAGGCGCCTTCGGCCACGTCCTTGACTGGCGCGCCGGGGAGGATGTTCTTCATCCCCGACAGCTGTGCCAGCGGATCATGGGTGATGATCCAGTCGGCGAAGATGGCTATGAAGACCCAGAACATCACAAGGCCGAAGCCTGTCATGCCCACCGGGCTGTCGAAGATGCGGCCATAGAGGCCCAAGCGGCGTTTATAGCGCATCGACAGTGCGAAGGTGGCGATCAGCGCCACCCAGACGGGCAGGAGCTGCGCTGCGATGCGCAGGAAGATGGAGCCCCAGGAAAGTGCGTCGTCCATTCTTGCTTCCCTTACGCGAGGCGGATGCGGGGATTGAGGAAGACGTAGCCGATATCCGAGATCAGCTGCGTTACCAGGACGACGAAGACGGCGACAACCGAGCAGGCGAGCAGGGTGTCGATGTCGTTATTGCCGGCGGCCTGCACGAGGGTCCAGCCGAAGCCTTTGTAGTTGAAGAGCGTTTCCACGATCACCACGCCGTTCAAGAGCCACGGGAATTGCAACATGATCACCGTGAAGGGGGCGATCAGGGCGTTGCGCAGCGCGTGGCGCATGACGACCTGACGGAAACCCACGCCCTTGAGCCGGGCGGTGCGGATGTATTGCTGGGTCATCACCTCGGTCATCGAGGCGCGGGTCATGCGGGCGATGTAGCCGATGCCGTAAAGCGCGATGGTCATCACGGGCAGGAAGAAGTTCCAGAAGGTGATGTTCTCCATGGCGGAGGTGGCGGTGCCGGGGAACAGCGTCTTGCCCGAAATCCAGCCCGCTTCGGCGAGGATCGGAGAAACGCCTGCCGTGGCGGAGGCCAGCAGCGCGATCAGGATGACGCCGGAGACATATTCGGGGGTGGCGGTGGTGGTGATGGCAACGGTTGACAGGATCCGGTCGGTCCGGCTGCCTTCGCGCATGCCCGAGAGCACGCCAAGGAGTAGCGAGGCGGGGACCATGACGATCATCACCCAGAGCATCAGCCAGCCGGTTGCGCCGAGCGAGCGCGCCAGAACCTCGGTCACGGGTTGTTTGAAGACGGTGGAAAAGCCCCAGTCGCCTTGCAGGATCCCACAATGGCTGCGGGCGGTGGCGGCGTCCTGACCCTTTTCGATGCAGCGGCCGCGGATCGTGCCATCCTCATCCGTGAGGGTCCAGCCGGGCATCACGCCAAGCCATTCGCCATAACGCACGAAGACCGACCCGCCATAGCCGTTGCTTTCCAGCCAGCTTGCCACGGCGTCATCGGCCATGCGGACCGAGGCTTCGGACTTAGCAAGCTTTTCAAGGTTCGGCGGCAGGTTCGTCATGTAGAAGACGATGAAGGTGAGCGCGATGGCCGTCAGGATCATGACACCGATACGCCGAAGCACGAAGAGGAGCATGGCTCATCCTTTCCCGGTCATGGGATCGCAGGCAAATGGAATGGCTGTGCGGGGCAAGCGCGCCCGGAGCAGGCGAAGGAGGGCGCGCGGGGAATGCCCCGCGCGCCCGTCTTGCGATGGCAGATCAGGCCGCAGCGATCGACCACTTGTAGTGGTGGTGTTCAAAGGTGGCGTGCATGTCGGCACCTTTCACCTTCGGATCGAAGTGGCGGTAGATCGAGCGCCAGTAGGGCTGCACCATGACGCCCTGTTCCTGCATGATCTCTTCGAGACGCTTCATCACCTCGGACCGGGCCTTGGCGTCGGCAATCGACAGCGCCTTGGCGAGTTCGGAGTCGAATTCCGCGTTGGCGAAGGCGGATTCGTTCCAGGCTTCGCCCGAGCGATAGGCCAGGGCGAGGATCTGGACGCCGAGCGGACGCATGTTCCATTCGGTGGCCGAGAACGGGTATTTCAGCCAGTCATTCCAGAAGGTGGAGCCCGGAAGAACGGTGCGCTTGATGTTGATGCCTGCGTCGCGGATCTGCGCGGCGACGGCGTCACAGGTTGCGGCCTGCCAGCTGTCATCGAGCGAGATCAGTTCGAATTCGAAATCGGCCTTCCCGGCGGCGTCGATCGCGGCCTTGCCGGCTGCCGGATCAGCGGCCAGCGGGGGCAGGGCGTAGTATTCGGGATGGATCGGGCAGACATGGTGGTTTTCTGCCACGGTGCCGAGGTTCGAATAGCCCAGCTCCAGCACGACATTGTTGTCGACGCATTTGATCAGGCCGGTGCGGACGTTCACATCCTTGTACTCTTCAGCCATCTGGTTGAAGCGCACAGCGAGGGTGGCGGCGGTCACGGCTTCGGATTTCGTCCAGCCCAGGGCATCGAACTGTTCAATGAATTCACCGGTCGACTGGTAGGTCGCATCCAGTTCGCCCGCTGCTGCGGCGTTCACTTCGGCCGACGGATCGGTGCCGAGGTCGGTATATTCGATCCGGTCCAGATACGGGCCGCCATAGACGGCGGTGCCCCACCAGGTGTGATCGGCGTTCTTGACCAGATGCGCCTTGACGCCCACCTCGACCGTTTCGGGCAGGAAGGGGCCGGTGCCGGGCGTGCCGGTCGGATCGCCGTTGTCATAGGATTTGTGGACCACGGCGGCGGGATAGTCGGCCAGACCTGCGACCAAGGTGACGTCCGGCGCGCTGAGGGTGAGTTTCACGGTCAGCGGGTCAACGACGGTGACGGCACCTTCGCGCAGGGTTTTCGCCTCGGCATCCACCAGATTGGTGATGCGGCCCGGCATCGAGTTGCCCTCGACGCTGGCATCGCCCCAGCGGGTGAAGTTGTGCAGCACGTCATCGGCGGTGAAGTCTTCGCCGTTGTTCCATTTCACGCCGGGGCGAACCTTGAGCGTGTATTCGGTGGCGTCGGCATTGGTTTCCCACGATTCCAGCAGCATGCCGCGGATCGAGCCGTCGTTGTTGTATTCGACGAGGTATTCCAGCCAGCCGCGGGTGACGTTGGCGATCTGCGACCAGTCGGCGGTGCGCGGGTCTTTCAGCGCCTTGATTTCCATAGACATGCGCAGCGTGCCGCCCATCGCGGGCGTGTCCTGCGCCATGGCGGGCGCGTCCATGCCGATGAGCGCATAGGCAGCGGCGGCAGAGACGCCGAGTGCGGTGGTGCGGGCAAGGAATTCGCGGCGGGACAACTGGCCCTGACGCAGTTCGTTGGCATACATCGTGGCCGCCGGATGCAGTGCGGCGATGTCGAGCGTGTCTTTCATG is a genomic window containing:
- the tpiA gene encoding triose-phosphate isomerase — protein: MRKLAAGNWKMNGTAASLTEVSALAQAHPAPACDVLLCPPATLIARMADVAKGTPVMVGGQDCHAKSTGAHTGDISAEMLVDSGASHVILGHSERRTDHAETDAQVLAKAEAAIKAGLIAIVCIGETEAERDAGRTLDVVGTQLHGSVPANATAATLVIAYEPVWAIGTGRTPTIAEIAEVHAFLRARLTARIGAQAAGVRLLYGGSVKPSNATEIFAIPHVDGALVGGASLKAADFGAIVAALSAA
- a CDS encoding iron-sulfur cluster assembly accessory protein, whose protein sequence is MFGIPGKQAVTLTPAAVRQIARLMEKQGSTGLRIGVKKGGCAGMEYTMDYVTDINPMDELIEQDGARVMIAPMAQMFLFGTEIDYETSLLESGFRFNNPNVAEACGCGESIKFKEQPAA
- a CDS encoding DUF3307 domain-containing protein, whose amino-acid sequence is MIETLTALFLAHVLADFLLQPDRMVAGKRKPLWFLAHTAIVLATAIAATGSLHPALFALTLGHALIDAAKLATRRTDATAFLLDQLAHIATLLLTAALAPDLFASGLWADLPQLPALFALAAGAIWTIRAGGHAIGLLMAPWTALIAMDGLPNGGRAIGQLERGLIFVMILGGLPEGIGFLIAAKSVLRFGTVREEAKLSEYVIIGTLASFAWALLSAFVTLAVLETLPPLGIPAFPP
- a CDS encoding SUF system Fe-S cluster assembly protein; amino-acid sequence: MTNVDKIEGAPLIAPSSTDHPLYDQVVEACRTVFDPEIPVNIFDLGLVYTVDISTENDVDITMTLTAPGCPVAGEMPGWVADAVEPVAGVKSVNVKMTFDPPWGMDMMSDEARLELGFM
- the ssb gene encoding single-stranded DNA-binding protein; this translates as MAGSVNKVIIVGNLGRDPEVRSFQNGGKVVNLRIATSETWRDKSSGERKERTEWHSVAIFNENIAKVAEQYLKKGSKVYVEGQLETRKWQDQSGQDRYTTEVVIRPYRGELTLLDGRDGGGGGGGAGGDYGGGGYDDYQGGGASGGGGGGYQGGGARSGGGGGAPAGGRSDMDDEIPF
- a CDS encoding PepSY domain-containing protein → MMIRKFAVVALVLGSLGGAFAAPAITMAETEATVDAAVQETLTTQLVAQGYEVRQFKAEDGLIEVYVVKDGKMEELWFDAGLKQVEHEEGEEG
- a CDS encoding cytochrome b/b6 domain-containing protein, producing the protein MSVKVRVWDPLVRVFHWALVAAFAANAFFTAPGKVAHQWVGYIVAGLIALRVIWGFIGTRHARFADFLPGPDAVLGQVGDMATGRRRVHEGHSPLGALMIFNLLLTMAGLAASGYAMTTLMFFGVGWVEEVHEVLVIWAEISIVVHVLAVVVESRRLGVNLPKSMVTGYKTLP
- a CDS encoding helix-turn-helix transcriptional regulator, which gives rise to MIDDVVSTRDVARPKARDARLLILLIGFQILCSAFFVVDIVEDFQEGGVVLTHMLPELGATLGLFVGLAFEVRALMNLMRRQAVMEKSLGVAAGALGSLMEDYFRQWGLTPSEADVAAFTIKGYSIAEIATLRGSAEGTVKTHLNAIYRKAGVQGRGQLVSVLIEDLLNAPLVPEAAVATKV
- a CDS encoding lytic transglycosylase domain-containing protein, with product MRTFVFGSLIAVWAVLPAEGARAEGLTLSGSGVSRLAIFEKQKDLLEGRLSKQYSGSERLKPKSERDEDGGPVPAFRGNYKGEFLEVAKAAARKHNIPEDLFLRLVQQESGWNVGAVSPKGATGLAQLMPDTARFLSVDINDPQENLEGGARYLRMMYDRFGSWRLALAAYNAGPMAVEEHDGIPPYAETKNYVKAILG
- a CDS encoding ABC transporter ATP-binding protein; the encoded protein is MSEPWDPSKPILEIENLSISFFTRLREIPAVMDFSCTVMAGEAMGLVGESGCGKSTVALAVMRYLGKNGRITGGTIRFKGRDLTNMEDEELRKIRGSEIAMIYQEPMASLNPAMKIGAQLAEVPMIHQGMAKDDAWKLARQIVADVRLPDPDRIINAYPHQLSGGQQQRIVIAMALMSKPALLILDEPTTALDVTVEAGIVDLVKELGTKYGTSMLFISHNLGLVLDVCDRLCVMYSGEAVETGNVEEVFDKMRHPYTQALFRSIPLPGADKNTRPLVAIPGNFPLPHERPNGCNFGPRCDYFKDGLCNAQDVPMATVPDDNRHETRCLRFAEIDWNAPLAAVKMVEKTPIGRVVLKLDDLKKYYSVSGSAFGGGSAKVVKANETLSFEAREGETLAIVGESGCGKSTFAKVLMGLETATSGQIMLFDENVQNTPIQMRDTGTISKLQMVFQNPFDTLNPSSTVGRQIIRALEIFKFGDSDAERQSRMLELLDLVKLPRAFADRMPRQLSGGQKQRVGIARAFAGGAKVVVADEPVSALDVSVQAAVTDLLMDIQRKNKTTLLFISHDLSIVRYLSDRVMVMYLGHVVEMGTTDQVFQPPYHPYTEALLSAVPIADTRVQKKRIVLEGDIPSAVNPPPGCPFQTRCRWKSQVAGGLCDREVPPVRMLEGGHQIKCHLPDEVFATMEPVIKIAAE
- a CDS encoding ABC transporter permease, which codes for MDDALSWGSIFLRIAAQLLPVWVALIATFALSMRYKRRLGLYGRIFDSPVGMTGFGLVMFWVFIAIFADWIITHDPLAQLSGMKNILPGAPVKDVAEGAYPYYLLGGDHLARDVFSRMVMGAREVLKIAPAATVIAFMVGITLGLPAGYLGGKLDTTISFISNLVLAFPVILLFYLLVTPEIRVTGIPTALAAILFIFPVIFLTLLLNARFFTAPSKRNLYVGLVLVIGLWAYSGLAFNADPTGIWSMDPNMLNVFVSVVFVNSPGVFRIVRGMVMDIKTRDYVAAGQTRGEGPWYIMLWEILPNARGPLIVDFCLRIGYTTILLGTLGFFGLGVTPESPDWGSTINYGRRLLAIAPHPAVVPAFALMSLVLGLNLLADGLREESMKD